DNA from Salmo salar chromosome ssa24, Ssal_v3.1, whole genome shotgun sequence:
attttacaaattattataattatgttccggcccccagaCAATACATTCAAACAAAAATTGTCCCACAGCTGAATCTAGATGCCAATCCCTGCTTTAATGGCTCCACTGGGCAGATTGTCTCTCTCAGGGTGACTGGAATGAGCTTCCctcagaaacacacagacacacaggggtaCTGTGTTCCTCAGCATATCCCAAAGACACACCTTAACAGATTGTGCCTCATCTAGTCCAGACAGGCCCAGGAAGAAACTATCTTtccttatacagttgaagtcggacgtttacatacacttaggttggagtcattaaaactcgtttttcaaccactccacacatttcttgttaacaaactatagttttggcaagtcggttaggacatctacttgtgcatgacaagtaattttgtttacagacagattaattcacttataattcactgtatcacaattccagtgggtcagaagtttacatacactaaattgattgtgcctttaaacagtttggaaaattccagaaaatgatgccatggtttagaagcttctaataggcttattgacatcatttgagtcaattggaggtgtacctgtggatgtatttcaaggcctaccttcaaactcagtgcctctttgcttgacatcatgggacaatcaaaagtaatcagccaagacctcagaaaaaacatttgagacctccacaagtctggttcatccttgggagcaatttacaaatgcctgaaggtaccacgttcatctgtacaaacaatagtacgcaagtataaacaccatgggaccacgcagccatcataccgctcaggaaggagacgtgttccgtctcctagagattaacgtactttggtgcgaaaagtgcaaatcaatcccagaacaacagcaaaggaccttgtgaagatactggaggaaacaggtacaaaagtatttatatccacagtaaaataagtcttatatcgaaataacctgaaaggccgctcagcaaggaagaagccactgctccaaaaccgccataaaaaacccagacttcggtttgcaactgcacatggggacaaagatcgtactttttggagaaatgtcctctggtctgatgaaacaaaaatagaactgtttggccataatgaccatcattatgtttggaggaaaaagggggaggcttacaagccaaagaacaccatcccaaccgtgaagcacaggggtgggagcatcatgttgtgggggtgctttgctgcaggagggactggtgcacttcacaaaatagatggcatcatgaggcaggaaaattacgtggatatattgaagcaacatctcaagacatcaatcaggaagttaaagcgtggtctcaaatgggtcttccaaatggacaatgaccccaagcatacttccaaagttgtggcagaatggcttaaggacaacaaagtcaaggtattggagtggccatcacaaagccctgacctcaatccttttgaaaatgtgtgggcagaactgagaaagcgtgtgcgagcaaggaggcctacaaacctgactcagttacaccagctctgtcaggaggaatgggccaaaattcacccaacttattgtgggaagcatgtggaaagctacccgaaacatttgaaccaagttaaacaatttaaagcaatgataccaaatactaattgagtgcatgtaaacttttgacccactgggaatgtgatgaaagaaataaaagctgaaataaatcattctctctactattattctgacatttcacattcttaaaataaagtggtgatcctaactgacccaaaacagggaatttttactaggattaagtgtcaaaaaagtgtgaaaactgagtttaaatgtatttggctaaagtgtaagtaaacttccgacttcaactgtaggagtGTTACTGCTACTGGCAATACTGTTCTTCAGTTTGTTTGTCCCTCACTCAGAGCATGTTGCATGTTAGTTGGCTTGTTATCATACCTCAAGTCACTTGTCAATCAAGTGACCAGAACAGCTCTATCCCACTTAACCTTCTATTCAAATTAGGCTTGTATTTATCTACTCATATTAGAACCCTGGGACAAGTCACCTGTCAAAGGAAAAGAGGTAGCAACCAGCTAACACCGCTACAGACATAGCAACTGGTCAGATCAGGAGAAAAACACTAATAGATTAGAGGCTGGGGCCCTTGGAGCCCTTGGTGCTGCAGTAGTCCATTCCACTCTTTGTTGCTCTCATCCTCCCGCTGTCCTTAGCTCTATAGGAAACCCATGCAGAGCTGAGGGAGAGTGACACCACAGAGCATGAATAATAGAGAGCTCAGATCCTCATCCTACAACACTAAGGTCCTGAGGAGCATATAGAAACCAAACTGTCATCCCCATTGACCTTCGAAGAGAAGGGATGTGTATAATGTATGTAACGTTACATAAATCAAGTGTGACCTTGTTATTAAGGAACGGTTTTCTTTTGTTGGAGTAGCTTTTTGCAGGACGTGTAAAAACAGATTTACTGTAAGATCTTGTAAATCACTCAAAGTATCAATGACCCCATCTGTGAATAAATGTCATTATTCCATGAACAGGAAGTAACATTTGCGTGATTTATCACTTGGTGTCACACTCACTTTATTTATCGGTAGGGCAGCCAGGCCTACACAGTATATCAAAACCGGAGATAGGTCACAAAGTGGAGCCACATGCATTCCCATTGCAACAGCTGGAAAGTGCAGTGTAACATATAGACCTCCTGCACACAGAGTGATGATTGAGAGAGGAAATGATGGAGGAAAGGTTCAAGACTACATTTTTGTAACTCTCCCTCTCCAGCTGTCAGCCCGTTCGCTATCCCATGGGGGGGGTTGCCACGGTGACAGGAGGCCACATCTTGGGGGCGTCGTTTTGGTCAAAGGACTCCATTGTTCTTGTGTTAAGCCGTCTTCTCTATGCCTGTCTGCCAGGCTCAGGGACAGGGGCTTCACACCCCGACACACACTGGCCCAATGAACCCATTAAGTAGTAGGAGGCGGCACGTTCAGACAAACACTGCAATTACAACACAAATCACCTTTATAGACAGCGAGGAGGAACGAAGGCAAAAACATTAGTCCAACTACAAGGACGGAACAAAGACAAATTGGTAAATGAATCAGATTCTATTAACGAGTTCATGTAAGAAAGACAAACTGAACAGAATGTATGTTGTAGTATttcttgtctttaaaaaaaagagACTATTCCACATAATAGTACAAGGGCACCATATCCAATGATGGGATTGAATATCAAGTGGTTGATTAGGTCTGATAAATTGTTTGATATGCGTATTGTCCAATTGCCTTCCCGAGATGgcaacatgtcctcacctggcCAGTACGCTTATCAGCTCAACCATCCATCTTCTACAGAGAAAAAACAAGAGGGATCTTGAAATGAAATAAGACAAATCACTGCTTTACCCTTAGTTTACACTCTGTCCTGTATTGGATGCGTTAGGTATAGTCAGTTCCATCCTACTAAATTGTATTCTCTTACCATATTGTGAAAAGATAGATTTCGCCAAAGGTTTGATAATATATTAGTCCTATGATTGGTCTAGGTCTTGGGTTGTGTCTTTTTGTGCTGCTGTACCGTCTTTGGGCCTTAGTTCAGAGGGGAGAGTGACCTCTACTGGTCAACTACCAGCACCCAGAATGAAATGGCCTATCAAGGTACATGATCCTTGCAGATTGTTTTTATGGCATACATTAGTCCCCTGCCATttgatttatttctgcttttacCAGAACATGTATCCATATGTAGCGCAGGTTGTTTTTTCCTTTCCATTGGCTAAAACATCCACTTCACGTCTAGAAAATAGGGAGGAAGCATGGTTCAGCTCAGACTGTAATGGTCAAAAGAGCCAAGGAGAGACATCCTGCTCGAAAGGGAAATGTAGAACAGTATGACTTACTACAATGGTGACATATATGCACTCTGATTACCAGTAGATAATTGTGCTCCTCTCCGAGTATACATACatctatctatatatacacacatacatacacacacacagtgggggaaaaaactatttgattccctgctgattttgtacgtttgcccactgacaaagaaatcagtctataattttaatggtaggtttatttgaacagtgagagacagaataacaacaaagaaatccagaaaaacgcatgtcaaaaatgttataaaatgatttacattttaatgagggaaataagtatttcacccctctgcaaaacatgacttagtacttggtggtaaaacccttgttggcaatcaggtcagatgtttcttgtagttggccaccaggtttgcacacacctcaggagggattttgtcccactcctctttgcagatcttctccaagtcattaaggtttcgaggctgacgtttggcaactcgaaccttgagctccctccacagattttctatgggattaaggtctggagactggctaggccactccagactggctaggccacttctttgtaagtgggcaaacgtacaaaatcaacaggggatcaaatacgtttttcccccactgtatgcatgcatgcatgtatgtatgtatatagacaAGCTTGGTTCATGAAACCAGATACAGATCAGTACAGTCTGATCTATTGTACGAAATAACCATTATTGTTTTTACTAGAACATATAGttgtcacaggaggctgctgaggggaggacagctcataaatGTCttaacggagcaaatggaatggcatcaaactcatgaaaaccatgtgtttgataccattccaccaattacttccagccattaccacgagcctgtcctcccaatTAAGTTGCCACCAACTTCCTatgatatactgtacattttaAAGTTTAGGCATGTTTTTATCAATGTGTATTTCAAGAGAGGCCTGTACAATGTTCAGACGATGAATGGTTTGGAAAATACCCATTTTATTTAATGGATACAGGaggtaaacataaaaaaaaaaaaactaaataactGCCAGACAGCTCAAGGACATTAAAGACCTTATTCTATTTAGACAAGTAGTTAACGACTAAAAACAAAAAAGGTTTATAAAACTCCCAACAAACAATTAACTCAGAGAACCACATCCCATTTAGCTTCTCTAACAGTGTCAAAAAGGCAGGTGTGCATCAAATGCTACCCTATTCACTATAATATGCACTACATAGTGAAGAGGgcgccatttcagacacagtcaGTGTCCAGTAGCCGACAGGCTACGAGCGGCTCAACGGTCCATGTGGTTCACTTACTCCAGGGGAGGGGGCAGTAGAGCCTGGATTGAGCTGCGGCGGCCCCTGGTCTTCCTGCGGATAGCCCTGATGGAGTCTGGGGAGGTTTGGGGCAGCCAGGCCAGGCCGGAGCCGCTGGCCTCAAGGGTGCTGCTCTGACTCTGGTTCCTCAGGCTACGGCGGACAGACCGATGCCCCCTGCCGGGAAGAGGCCGCAGCACATCATCGATGCTGAACTCTTCCTGTGCccaggggggaaggagggagtcTCGGAAGGAGGCCTGTTCTGTAATGCTACCCTGCTCCATCTCTGACCTGTGGCTGTCATTCTCCAACTCCTGTCCGCTCTCCTCCACTGCCTCTGGACCGTTTGACTGGGGTGCCtgcgcctcctccctctcctctacgaCTGATCTTGTGTATATAGAGCTCCTTCTACCCCTGGAGCGGCCCGGGCCCCGAGCTTCTCTCTGCTTGCCTTTGTTTGGTCTCGGTTCTACATGGCTCACTGCCTCCTGCTCTAATGAAGCCACTGTGGCGCTAATCTCGTGTGTAGGGGGGCAGGGTGTAGTGTCTACCCTAACTGGACTGTCACCACTCCTACCTGCATCTGGTAGTGTGCAAGTGCATTGATCTGTATCTACAGGGTCTGAAGTACACTGAGCATTAGGTTCACCCTCTCGGTCACCAGGTACAGTGTGCTTGGCTGGGCTGGACTCTGAAACCTCTGCCTGGTTTGTTTCTGTTGGGTCTTGCTCAGCATCAGTGTTCTCTACCTGCTCTTCACTGAGACAGTCATCAACAGGAACACTCACCTTCCTgcctttccttctccctcctctaataACACTCGGTTCTTTCTGCTCTTTGGTTCTGAAGGTATTTGTTGGACCTGACCGTCGTCTCCCGGCCCGTGCTGCTTTCCCAGTCCCAGAGCGGCCTGTGGTAAAGCCTACAGGGGCCTGGCGGGCTTCTGAAGGCCCAACAGAGGGCTCTGCAGCTGGGATGGGGTCTTCTGGTGAGACCCCACCGGCCGCGGGGCACAGGCGGCTTTGCCACAGGGCTGCAGCCATGACCACTCCAGTGATTGGGTCGCTGTTAATGTCATCTTCCAATAGGCTGGAGCCTCTTTTGGCTGTGGAGGGAGGACACACAGCATggattatttaagcaataaggcccgagggtgtggtatatggccaatactccacggctaagggctgttcttgagcacgacgcaacgcggagtgcctggatacagcccttagccatggtatataggccatataccacaaacccccaaggtgccttatagctattataaactggttaccaacgtaattagagcagtacaaataaatgttttgtcataaccATGGTATACAGtatgatataccacagctttcagtcaATCGGCATttagggcttgaaccacccagtttataatactacAGGTACTACTACAACAGACAGTTGAATGGCTGTACTTGGACATGCTCCGAGTCAGATTGAAtggcctatgtgagaatgtttaCACAGTAGCAGCATTCTATGATTGACTGTACTTAGTACTGTATTTCAAGTGTCAGTCAGTGAGAGTGGAGACTGCCTTGACTTGAGCTGTGCATCTTCAGCGTCTCCATGAGTGAGTGTGGGTATAGgtattagaggtcgactgattaattagggccgatttcaagttctcataatcggtaatcggcatttttttggacgccgattatattgcactccacgaggagactgcgtggcaggctgaccacctgttacgcgagtgcagaaAGGAGCcacggtaaggtgctagctagcattaaacttatcttataaaaaacaatcatataaaaaacaatcaatcttaacataatcactagttaactacacatggttgatgatattactagtttatctaacgtgtcctgcgttgcatataatcgatgcggtgcctgttaatttctcatcgagtcacagcctacttcgacaaacgggtgatttaacaagaaCATTCGTgggaaaaaaagcactgtcattgcaccaaCGTACCTAAccatgcctttcttaaaatcaatacacaagtatatatttttttaaacctgcatatttagttaaaataaattcatgttagcaggcaatattaactagggaaaatgtgtcacttctcttgcaagcagagtcagggtatatgcagcagtttgggccgcctggctcgttgcgaactgtgaatactatttcttcctaacaaagaccataattaatttgccagaattttacataattatgacataacattgaaggttgtgcaatgtaacaacaatatttagacttatggatgccacccgtttgctaaaatacagaacggttccgtatttcagtgaaagaataaatgttttgattTCCAAatgataggtcattaatatggtcaaatccagaaactaaggctcatatttctgtgtgtttattatattataattaagtatatgatttgatagagcagtctgactgagcggtggtaggcagcagcaggctcgtaagcattaattcaaacagcactttcctgcgtttgccagcagctcttcgctgtgcttcaagcactgcgctgtttatgacttcaagcataTCAACAACTTAGGCTGGCAATACCTATAGTGTCTATAAGaaatccaatagtcaaaggtatatgaaatacaaatcgtatagagagaaatagtcctataattcctataataactacaacctaaaacttcttacctgggaatattgaagactcatgttaaaaggaaccaccagctttcatatgttcccatgttctgagcaaggaacttaaacgttagctttcttacatggcacatattgcacttttactttcttctccaacactttgtttttacattatttaaaccaaattgaacatgtttcattatttgagactaaattgatttatataaatcaaataaaagtgttcattcaatattgttgtaattgtcattattacaaaaaatatagatacatatataaataaaaatctgacgattaatcggtatcggcttcgCTCGGCCCtgcaataatcggtatcggcgttaaaatcataatcggttgacctctagtagGTATACAGTGAAATCAGCAGAGTGGAAGCCTTGCTCTCACCAATCCAATCATATTTGATCAATGATTAGTTCAAGGAAGGAATGTTCCTTCCTGGGTAATCAAAACAGAGCCTAACAGCGGCGTGCTTACCTGTGTGTCTGCAGGTTTGGGGGTGTTGAGGGGTGGGGGAGCAGCTGAGGGAGGACAGGTTCTCCGTGATTGGGCTGAGGTTGGGGTTCTTGGATGCATAGGATCTCTTCCCGTACAGAGAGTGGTTTACCTCCTTCTTCCCAAAGCCACGCTTTGCTAAGTTCTGGAGAAACACAAACAAACTGAATACCCAAGCTGGTTTTCCCCAGCCTTACAACCATGCACCTCTTCTCGTTTAGGTTTTGATATTGTTTTACTGTCACCTCTGAGGGACACAGTTATTACATCAATCACAGTGGACTTCCTTCTTTGGCCCCTTGAAACGCTCATTCCTTTCATGTTCAGAACTAAAGTAAATCCCACAAGTACTCAAAACACCACCTTCTTCTAAATATAGTTTGGTTCTTGCTCAAAATTTGAATCACCTAAATCCCTTGAGCACGAGGAAGGCAGATTGACTGTGGCTAAATAAAAGGAAGTTAGAACGAGGCAAGTAGCTCGGTGTATGTAATACCTCCCTGAGGCTTAGCTCACTGTACTATCCACAGCCTCAGCGTGTAATATCATAAGTCGCTAGAGAAAGTAAAGTGATGAGCAGAGCCCAGACTGACCTTCATCCTCCCACAGGCAGACTTGGCAGCCGTACGCGTCGATCTCTTCTTCACAGGCTTACTTTCCTCCTCTGGTTGCTGAACGAGCAGAGAAAAAtgagggatatggagagagagaaagaggtagaaatAGGTAGAGAGAGAACGGTGGCATTAGGATAGGATCCATTTCGTTATACCCTTTAAGATCTTCCATTGAGATTAACACTAAATCATCAGATGAAGATAGTTTTAATATTATGGTAACATTAGTCCAGAGATTATCTTCTCATTGGTGTGTAAGTGGAGGGAATGAGGATATCCTGTTCTGTGAATGAGTGGTGTGTTAACTGACCTTTCTCTTTCTGCTGCGAGAGCGTGCTGTGGCGTCTGGTTCTGGTTCACGGTCCGGGGCAGCGTCAGGCACCGGGGCAGCGTCAGGCACCGGGGCAGCGTCAGGCACCGGGGCAGCGTCAGGCACCGGGGCAGCGTCAGGCACCGAGGCAGAATCTACAGCAAACAGCTCAGTTTTAAACTCTCATTTGACACCACTGTAAAATCAATGACTTGAGGCTGAGGAGGAGAGGTGCTGTTacttaaggagagagagagggtgtgggaaGATGAAATATAATCCGTCCGAAGTTCAAATCCAGAGGTTGAGTCTCCAGCTCTGCAAATATGTACAGCAAGTAACAAtgttacgttgtacacagagctTGACTAGAAATATAGCATCCTCTCAGCCATCACTGTTCAACAACCAACCTGCATTGTCCAAGGAACTGTCAACATCATCGTCCATTGAAGGGAAAGTGATCTGAGGGCATAGAGAATTACTGCATTATTTCCATGGTGACAAACAACTAACCCACATGCTGGATTACCAAGAATAACAATTCAATGATTGTCCGTTCTCATTAGGGAACACTGTAGCTAAATGTTTTGGCAAGGTAAAACAAGAGTTCCTTACTGGACGATCAGGTAGTCCCTTCCTGTTTCAGtacattttcttctgtttggtgcctaatgaatacaacccttaCTTCATAATTTTTGCAACAGGTAAATCACTCTGTTAGTGAGTGACTTGTACCTTTCCCTGAGTGTAAGCGCTCTTCTGTTCCCCACAGCAGGGCCCACTAGTGAGGAGTGGGGATGCTCCAGTCAGAGAGGGGCTGCTGAAGTCTGGCTGGGCCAGGTTTAAAGGGGTCCTCTGGGGGGTCTTCAGCAGCGACCTCAGCTGGGACACCCCGGCAGATGTTGGGACCCTGCCTGGGGTGCCCCCCTTCCGTAGAGGGGTGCTGGGGGGCAGCTTCTTGTCAAAGAGCTCGGGGGGCAGCAGGATCCCGAAACGCACCTGCTTCTTCCTCTTCACAGTTGAGGTAACGTTACCACCAGAGGAATCAGCTTCATCTAAAAGGAAAAATGGATATTTATCATAATTTGACCCTACTCAAAACGGCTCTATTCAAACAAGTGCTTCTCTTACAGAAAAATGTGGTTCCATTTCAGTAGGTCGTTCGGTATGACATGCAATCACATTCACCTGAACTAAAAACATGCCAATGAAATGCAGAGCCCACCCTCGGAAGCGCCGCCTTCCTGGCTATAACACCTGGGCTCGGATTCACTTCCTCAATTTAGCTCGACTGAAGGAGAATGTCACAATTTCCAAGCACACAAAGACTACTGGATTCAGCTCCAACTTAGGTGTCTGTCTGTGGAGAGAGTACTCATCCCCCTAGACGTTGCTAGTTTTGGGTCTTGGTGTTTGCTAAAAGCTAACTACTTTCTGCTCTGCTTGTGTAGCTCCAAGTCTtataatatgccatttagcagacacttttatccaaagaaacttagtcatgagtgcattcattttccatatgggtggtcccgggaattgaagccactatcctggcattacaaactccatgttctaccaactgagccaaataGGACCATGCTTCCTATTTGGGTAGAAATGTGGAATGCTTCCTATTTGTGTTTGCTAAAAGCCTACCACTTTGGTTTTGAACTGCCAACCATGCTCTAGTCTAGGGCATATGGTTTTACAATGAAAATGAAAGATAGTCCTGTTTGCCCGGGGTGGAAACACGCTCAAGCAGGGCCAGCTTtaggcataagcgacataagcaATCACTTCGAGCCAATGCCCCAAAACATttgatagtgccttcagaaagtatttatacccctagACTTATTACACACTGTTGGACAGATTTCAAGAAGGATTAAAATGAacaattctcacccatctacacacaaataccccataatgacaaagtgacttattaattgaaaatgaaataaagaaatttctcatttacatacatatacacacccctgagtcaatacatgttagaatcacatttggcagtgattacagcattctgggtaagtttctaagagTTTTGCACACGTAGATTATACAatagatgcgcacacacacatcagGCAAATTAGTCGTTCATCATTCCTCAAAAaccatttaagtcttgccatagatttccaagcaTATTACAGTAAAAACTTActttgccactcaggaacattcactgtcttcttggtaagaaactGCAGTGTACTCAGTAatctgttgtattggatttgccccaaacacaacactttgtaATCATGACAAAAAGGTAATTCCTTtgccagttttactttagtgtcttgttgcaaacaggatgcatgttttggaatatttgtattctgtacaggcttccttttcactctgtcaattatgttagtattgtggagtaattacaatgttgttgagccatcctcagttttatcctatcacagccattaaattgTGTGACTgtttaaaagtcaccattggcctcatggtgaaatccctgagcggtttcctacCTCTCTGGCAaagtgagttaggaag
Protein-coding regions in this window:
- the LOC106585098 gene encoding cell division cycle-associated protein 2, whose protein sequence is MASSELKMDNVERTETLNEQEASCPPLSNITTPLESSQLTPSQLDISPQSFTPSSNVKEKSRLAQLKVKRRSNVGVRGSPETNSLIRYIAQQRMKTPPTTTQPTQARSFSPRFPSTLKQKMAIFQSIMAVEENENETLPQRDTHTGGCINTRDFLSVDGWSCDDGSGGKENKTPVSQPPFLTPPPSKGRCTAVLQGNGVEEIGEANTPVLKRTGTILKQQQNNEVAVVQNKDHHPALTVTPGAQPQNDTELCGELERASVSLPPALHTNAVSQVTRGEPQSSPLKQICTPTKEEQDQECSFEVHSPSQPLVVHSGPDRTTLSPLFAIPSLLEMNPTDEADSSGGNVTSTVKRKKQVRFGILLPPELFDKKLPPSTPLRKGGTPGRVPTSAGVSQLRSLLKTPQRTPLNLAQPDFSSPSLTGASPLLTSGPCCGEQKSAYTQGKITFPSMDDDVDSSLDNADSASVPDAAPVPDAAPVPDAAPVPDAAPVPDAAPDREPEPDATARSRSRKRKQPEEESKPVKKRSTRTAAKSACGRMKNLAKRGFGKKEVNHSLYGKRSYASKNPNLSPITENLSSLSCSPTPQHPQTCRHTAKRGSSLLEDDINSDPITGVVMAAALWQSRLCPAAGGVSPEDPIPAAEPSVGPSEARQAPVGFTTGRSGTGKAARAGRRRSGPTNTFRTKEQKEPSVIRGGRRKGRKVSVPVDDCLSEEQVENTDAEQDPTETNQAEVSESSPAKHTVPGDREGEPNAQCTSDPVDTDQCTCTLPDAGRSGDSPVRVDTTPCPPTHEISATVASLEQEAVSHVEPRPNKGKQREARGPGRSRGRRSSIYTRSVVEEREEAQAPQSNGPEAVEESGQELENDSHRSEMEQGSITEQASFRDSLLPPWAQEEFSIDDVLRPLPGRGHRSVRRSLRNQSQSSTLEASGSGLAWLPQTSPDSIRAIRRKTRGRRSSIQALLPPPLE